The following nucleotide sequence is from Archangium lipolyticum.
GAAGGTCAAGGAAGTCACCGTCTACCGGTACAGTACACAGGAGCCGACCCAGCTGACCGCCATCGAGCGTGGTGGCAAGAGCATTTCCCTGGCGTACGACGCGGCCGGGAACCTCACGCGGGACGAGCGGAGTCAGGAGTTGCGGTACGACAGCCAGGACCGGCTGGTGAAGGTGCTGGACGGGGCGGGAAAGGTGTTGAGCGAGTACCACTACGATGCGCTGGGAAAGCTGGTACGCCACTCGCTGCCCGGCGGCGGCGAGGCGCTGCGGCATTACCAGGGCGAGTTCGTGAGGAATCAGACCCTGGACGATCAGCGGATCACCTACCTGGGCGCGGAGGGCCAGTATTTCGCGCAGCATGAGAAGCAAGGCTCCACTTCGCGCGGGCGGCTCTTCGCCACGGATGGTCAACGCAGCCTGGTGAAATCCCTGGAGGTCGGCAGCGGGAAGTCCGAGGACTTCAGCTATACACCCTACGGCGAGCGCAGCACATCAGGCGAGGGAGAGAGCCTGATTGGATTCAACGGCGAGGGCGTGGATCCGGTCACGGGCTGGTACTTCCTGGGCAACGGCTATCGTGTCTACAACCCCACCCTCATGCGCTTCCACAGCCCCGACGGCTGGAGCCCGTTCGGGAAGGGTGGATTGAATCCGTACCTCTACTGCGGGAGCGATCCCGTCAATCACGCCGATCCCACGGGGCATCTGAGCACGTCAGCCTGGGTGGGCATTGGCCTGGGCGTGTTGGGTGTCTTCGTCGGCGTCGTCTCGCTCGGGTTGGGGGCTGGCATCAGTGCGGGGATGATCTCCGGGGCGGGGATCATCGGAGGGCTTGCCGCGACGAACACCCTGGCGGTGATCTCCGCCGGGGTGGGAGTCGCGTCGAGCGCCACGGGCATCGCCGCGGCCGCGCTCGAGGAGAACGAGCAGACCTCCGCGATCCTGGGGTGGGTGTCGGCTGGGCTGGGAATCGTGAGCGGTGTCGCTGGCCTGTACGAGGTCGCGAAGTCAGCCATGTCCGTGGGCGCGAGGGCGGCCCGTATGGCCCAATACCAGGTGACGGAGCTTGGCGAGAGCGTGGGAATGTCCGCATCGGTGCTGATGAACAACATTCCTCGCGGCGAGGCGATCAACCTGGGAGTGGCCGCCAGCGGTCAGGCTTTTGGAATGGCCTCTGCCGTCACCGGGTTGGCGAGCTCCGCTGCCTCCGCGGCTGGGAACAAAGGTGCCGCGGAAGTCTTGAACTGGGTGTCCATGGGTCTGGGCTTTGGCAGCGTCGGTGTGAACGCTGGCGTCCTGGGGCACAAGACGCGATGGGCCGGCGCCGGCAGCGTCGCGAGCGTGGATCCACTCAGTGGCCTGGCCACGCCGACCGCACGAAGGGCCTCGGATTCCGAGGTCGCGCTGCGAAGCGCGCGCCCGCTGATCGAGAGATCCTCGTTCCGGGGGAGCTCGGATCGCGTCATCAACGCCTACAACAACCTCCCCACCACCTCCAACGGCATGTTCCGTGACGCGGAGATCGACATCGGATCGATCTTCCTCTCGTTCTCGTGAGACGCTGACTCAGGGGAACGACCGGCTGCCGAAGTCGATGAGGGCCCTCGGCTTCGGCAGCCGTTCCCACCTGAACGCACCCGGGTGCTACTCCCGCGCGTACGCCTCCTCGAGGCGCGCGATGTCGAACTTCTTCATGGTGAGCATGGCCTGCATCACGCGCTGCGTCCGCTTCGGGTCCTTGTCCTGCATCATCTGAGTGAACCTGGACGGGATGATCTGCCAGGAGAGGCCGAACCTGTCCTTGAGCCAGCCGCACTGGCTCTCCTTTCCCCCGTTCGCGGTCAGCGTGGACCACAACTTGTCGATCTCCGCCTGCGAGTCGCAGCTCACCGCCAGGGAGATGGCCTCGGTGAAACTGAAGGCCGGGCCGCCATTCAACGCACTGAATCTCTGACCCGCGAGCTGGAATTCGACCACCATGACCGACCCCTTGGGGCCCGGTCCCGCGTCACCGTAGCGAGACATGCTCAGGATCTTCGAATCCTCGAAGAGCGAGATGTAGAGGTTCGCCGCCTCCTCCGCCTCCTGGTTGAACCACAAGAACGGCGTGATCTTCTGGGGCGTTGCCATGGTCATGCTCCTTTGCGGCGGGGTGTGAGCTGCGTTTCGAGATATCGGCGCAGGTGGCGCAAGGACTCGGCCGCGACGTCGGGGCCCTGCTTCGCCTTGGCGAGGATGAACGCGCCCTGGATGACCGTCTGCATGAACAACCCGAGGCTCTCCGGGGTCCACGGCGCGTCTGGCGCGTAGCGTGCCCTGGCTTCGGCGATGTCCCGCGCCAGCGTCGCGGCATGCGAGCTGAGGTGCTTGTCACAGGCGGCACGGATGGCCGGATGCGTGTCGTAGGCTTCCTGGACCATCGTCCCGAGCAGGCACGTGAAGTCCGGCGGCGCGCCCCGCAGGAGGGCGATGCGGAAGTCGACGTAGCCGAGCAGCCGCTCGCGCGGATCCGTCGCGCGTTGATATGGCCCGGAGGCGAACATGCGATCGGCCATCGCCGAGAAGTGGTCGGCCGCCGCGATCGCCAGCTCCTCCTTGCTCTTGAAGTGGTGGAAGAAGCTCCCCTTGGTGAGGCCCGCGACCGCGCAGACGTCCTCGATACGGGTCGCCGTGTAGCCCCGGGTCCGGATGACCTGCAGGGCCGCGTCGAGGAACTTCGTCTTGGACTGGTGTTGGGGATCCGTGGGGTCCATGAGCATACCGGCTGGTTGGTCAGCGGTGTACCAACCAGTCGGTATGCTGTCAACCCGCTTCCCGCCTCGTGTCGGGCCAGACCTTGAATGCGTACACGTCAACTGGTGGATGCTGGTGGGTGTCAGGTTCTGGTCATTCGCGAGGCATCCCCCATGTCGCATCCGTCCAAGCCCGGATCCACCATCGCGCGCTCGACGCTCATCCGCATGGCGGTGCGCATCGGGGTGGTCATCGCTCTGACCACCCTCGTCAGCTACCTCCACATCCTCCGCACCATACGCATCGAGAGCCTGGACCACCTGGCGCGGCACGTCGAGGAGCGCAGTCAACGGGAGCAGGCCATCTTCGTCCTCGCCGAGGACTCCCACGCGCTCCTCAAGCAGGCCTTCCATGAACGGATCCGTGCCGGAGGCCAGGAGGATCCCACCTCCCGCTTCGACAGCATGTTCGAGCTTCGGCCGGACGGGACGATTCGCGATCGGCCCGAGGGTTTCGATGGGACGCGGAGGCCGGGTGTCTGGATCGCTCCGGGGGTGAAGGTCGATACCGCGTTCCGCCGCCGGCTCCTGGCCGCGTATGACGTGATCGCCCAATACGGGCCCGCCTATCGCACCCGTCACCTCAACACCTTCATCTTCCTGACGGAGGGGGTGAACGTGCTCTACTGGCCGGAGGTTCCCAACTGGACCCAGGACGTCGCGCCCGACTACCCGCTG
It contains:
- a CDS encoding TetR/AcrR family transcriptional regulator — encoded protein: MDPTDPQHQSKTKFLDAALQVIRTRGYTATRIEDVCAVAGLTKGSFFHHFKSKEELAIAAADHFSAMADRMFASGPYQRATDPRERLLGYVDFRIALLRGAPPDFTCLLGTMVQEAYDTHPAIRAACDKHLSSHAATLARDIAEARARYAPDAPWTPESLGLFMQTVIQGAFILAKAKQGPDVAAESLRHLRRYLETQLTPRRKGA
- a CDS encoding VOC family protein, which encodes MATPQKITPFLWFNQEAEEAANLYISLFEDSKILSMSRYGDAGPGPKGSVMVVEFQLAGQRFSALNGGPAFSFTEAISLAVSCDSQAEIDKLWSTLTANGGKESQCGWLKDRFGLSWQIIPSRFTQMMQDKDPKRTQRVMQAMLTMKKFDIARLEEAYARE